One Gordonia mangrovi genomic region harbors:
- a CDS encoding helix-turn-helix transcriptional regulator: MTSQIDQELRVPLYSLPSPATVAVVAERDLTDAALVALVESLGYHTVVIDLDVNATPMPPTIAIIRSADKLARFRARRGMHNCLIAAIGIDIRDAPGIAIADSPLAARQLETLLEQTARRRPQLRSRVCVTDREREILTTYALGATLRETSHTHYVAESTVRAHYRRVSQRYSEAGRPVGNKAQLLLQFMADGWVQPDQLAM; the protein is encoded by the coding sequence ATGACCAGTCAGATCGACCAGGAACTCCGGGTCCCGCTGTACTCACTGCCCAGCCCGGCCACCGTGGCAGTCGTCGCCGAGCGCGACCTCACCGACGCCGCCCTCGTCGCGCTCGTGGAAAGTCTCGGCTACCACACCGTCGTCATCGACCTCGACGTCAACGCCACCCCGATGCCGCCGACGATCGCCATCATCCGGTCGGCCGACAAACTCGCCCGATTCCGCGCGCGACGCGGCATGCACAACTGTCTGATCGCGGCCATCGGGATCGACATCCGCGATGCCCCGGGGATCGCCATCGCGGACTCCCCGCTGGCGGCGCGGCAGCTCGAGACGCTGCTGGAGCAGACCGCACGGCGCCGGCCACAGCTTCGCAGCCGGGTGTGCGTGACCGACCGCGAGCGGGAGATCCTCACCACCTACGCACTGGGCGCGACGCTGCGCGAGACGTCGCACACCCACTATGTCGCCGAGAGCACGGTGCGCGCCCACTACCGCCGGGTCTCGCAGCGCTACAGCGAGGCCGGCCGACCGGTGGGCAACAAGGCGCAGCTGCTGTTGCAGTTCATGGCCGACGGCTGGGTGCAGCCCGACCAACTGGCCATGTGA